Part of the Woronichinia naegeliana WA131 genome, ATCACTCGACCAAGACTAAATTTCCTCTTTCCCTGTCCGAATTTACCCTCAATGGCATTACGCACTCTTTCATCTGAGCGTGCCTCTTTCTTTTTTTCTTTGCTCACCTCTTTCGGCGGTCTTCCCAATCGGGGACCACTCATTCTTATATCCCTTTCTTTACAATAAGCTCGATTCGCTTTTGTTCGATAGATTTTATCCACATGAACCGATTCCGGATAACATCCTGTTTCCCTTTTATATTCTTCTATTCGCGCTTGTAAATCTCCCGATTCGTTGTAATTATCCCAACTTAATTTGTCTAAGAAGACAAAGCCATTCACATTACTTGCCGATATTTTAGCTCCAAACTCTACTGCTTTTCCCGCTTTTCCACGCACTATTGGACGCACGTGAGGTTGGCTTACACTCACAATTCTGTTTTCTACTTTATTTGTCTTTTTTTCATACATTTCTAACTGTTGCTCATACACTTTTCCTATCGTTACAAGCTCTTCTTGCTCTTTTTTCGTTAGTTTTTCTAACTTTGCTCCCTCTTCTATCATTTTTTCTATATCAGACAAGTTTCTTTTTATATATCCTAGTTGTTTTTTTGTTCCTTTTCTTCTTTCTTTTTTTGACACACGACGTTTTTTTGCTATGGCTAAGTACTCTTTTCTTGCCACTTCCCTATAAGTCCTCGGCTTTTCTTTCCTTTTCTCTTTTATTTCTTCATACAGCTTATCTATTATTTTTTCTGTTTTTTCTCTGGCATCATTCAATATTCCTATATCCGTTGGATATTTTATATCTGCTGGTGTACAAGTCGCATCTAACAATAACTTTCCTTCATTTTCTTTTTTTTCTGACGCTACACCCGTCGCTTTTTTTTCTATTTCTTTATTAATTTTATTTATTAATTCCATTCCTATTTTTTTACGAAAATGAACCATCATTGACGCATTAAATGCTTCTTTGCTACTATAGCTTTCCATTTCTATAAAGTACTGTAAATAAGGGTTCTCTTTTATTTGTTCTACTGTTTCTCTGTCACTTTTTCCTGAAATTTCTTTGATAATTAATGCTCCTAATGCCATTCTAAATGATTTGGCTGGGGCTCCTTTTTTTTCTGTGAAGTTTTTTGCATATTCTTCCTCATATTCTTCCCAAAGAATCATTTTTGACATTTCTATCCAACGATTTTCTTCGTCTAACTGCCCGCCGAACAGATTTTTCAAGTTTTCTGGTGTTTCAATTGAGTACTGTTGCTTTCGGTACATCTGCTTTCTCTCTTCTTAATGCAATGGTTTTGAGGCATTCTACCCTATTTTCGTGCATTCTAGCGGTTCTTAATTCGCCTACTATTTTTCTCCGTAAAGGTTTCAGCTTTTTTCAGCAAGCCCTATTTAAACAAGCATAAACATCGGATTGTCAATTATGGTTATTTGCAGGCAGAGGGCATTTCTATTGGCTCTGGCTCTGTCGAATCTCAAGTTAAACAAATTGGTCATCGTCTTAAAATTACTGGTGCGAGTTGGAATTCTGACAATGTACCACAAGTCCTTCGTCATCGCTGTTCCTATTTAAATGATTACCTTTTTTGACTCTTTCATTTACCTCGTTAAGTATTTCTACTTATTGCAAAGGTGAGATGCTCCCCAGATATTAGATTTCTATCATGCCTCTGGTTACTTAGGTGCCTTGGCAGAAGCGTTGCATCCGAATACCGTGTCAAAACAAAAAGAATGGTTGACTGAAAATTGTCGAGAACTCAAGCATGAAAAAGGAAAAGCAGGAGAACTGCTAAATCTGATGAAAGAAGTCAAAGAAGAAAAAAGTCATTCTAAGAATCTTACCGAGAAACTACAAGCGGCGATTACTTATTACGAGAATCATCAGCATCAAATGGATTATGCTGAATACATAGAGAAAAAGTATCCGATTGGTTCAGGTGTTACGGAAGCAGCTTGTAAGACGTTGGTCAAACAACGATTATGTTGTTCAGGGATGCGATGGAAGGAAAAAGGAGCAGGAATTATTTTGAGCCTACGAGCTTTGGTATTGACCAAGGAACGATGGAGTCAATTTTGGGCAAAACTTGATCAATATGGGTTCCCTGTAGAACCCTGATTACAACAGCTTTTATCAACTAAAGGTCGCACCCGCCTTCGCTACATAGTATAGACTCCGAAACACCATCTCTACTGAGATTTTTTCTTTCGGTTGATTTAGAGCAATCGCCACTTCCCCTACCAATTGATTTAAGACCGTATAGAAAATCAAAGTGCAAATAATCTGGATTTGGACACCATTCTTATTCCCTACCCATAAATAGGCTAGTCCTAAAAGTCTTTTCGTTAATAAAAAGGCTTCTTCGATTGTCCATCGTCTTCGATATAAATCACAGACCTCTTCGGCGGACAGTTGTTCGGGAGACAACACATTTGTTAAATACTGATACCAGATTGTTCCCCATAATACTGAGACTAATCTCACCGGATGCTTGCAAGGATTAGAACGGTAATTTCCCATAATGATAATCTCATCTCTGTAATGACTACCTTGAGACAATACTTGTTTGGTTTTGTAAGATGTACCCGCTCTAAATCTGGTTAGAAAAAACTTTTTAGCTTCTGTTAACAAATCAAACCACACAAAGCTAAAAAATCCCATATCTACGAGAATTAAACCATTTTCTGGTAATTTAGCTGCCAATTCTTCACACCATATTTTATCATTTGATTTATCATTTTCTGTGTACCATAAAGTAACGGGTCTTTGGGTAAAGGCTTCCACTACCATCATTATTTTACCCCCCAATTTACTCTTTTCTTCTTTACTTATTTTCATATTTTTCCTTATCTGCTCTAGCGTTTAGCCATCTGCTATCCACACTGCACTAAACTTTTCTCTTATTTTTTCCCATTTTTCTCCTACTTGGAGCTTCTTCCCTTTTTCGGCTGCTTTTTCTAACACTCCTTTTAGTAATATTGCAAATATTTCGGCTGGCACATTCATCATTCTTTTTGATACTGCCTGTTTGCTTACTTTTAATGATGCTACCCATAGCAATCCCTCTTCCTCTAACAGTCTTACCGCTTCACTTATACCCGCTATTTGACGATACACTATACTTAACACTAATGCCACCATTACTGGTAAATTTAGCACCCTATCTCTCATCATTTTCTCATGAGTTCCCTGTAAATATTTTAATGGTGTAAACATTGTGGGTTCTAGTAATTCAAACAACTCTTTTGTTATTTCAGGGATTTCTACCCCTGGCTGATTTGTCTTACGACGTAAGTCTGGGTTTCCTTTTCTCCGAGGATGTTGTCTTGCCATTTGTTTTTTGCTCACTTTTTTATATACTAACCTTTTTT contains:
- a CDS encoding IS4 family transposase, whose amino-acid sequence is MKISKEEKSKLGGKIMMVVEAFTQRPVTLWYTENDKSNDKIWCEELAAKLPENGLILVDMGFFSFVWFDLLTEAKKFFLTRFRAGTSYKTKQVLSQGSHYRDEIIIMGNYRSNPCKHPVRLVSVLWGTIWYQYLTNVLSPEQLSAEEVCDLYRRRWTIEEAFLLTKRLLGLAYLWVGNKNGVQIQIICTLIFYTVLNQLVGEVAIALNQPKEKISVEMVFRSLYYVAKAGATFS